The following is a genomic window from Sebastes umbrosus isolate fSebUmb1 unplaced genomic scaffold, fSebUmb1.pri S35, whole genome shotgun sequence.
ACTCTGTCTTATGCTTAGAGTCAGACATCAGGAAAGCACAGACCAACAAAGAAGTAGTATTAGCTATCTTCTTTGATATGGAAAAAGCATATGATATGCTCTGGAAAGAAGGGTTACTCATTAAATTGAATTCATTGGGAATTGGTGGTAGAGCATATAATTGGGTGAAGGACTTTTTATTTGACAGGAAAATACAGGTAAGAGTAGATGCAGAATATtcaaatgtatatacagtggaTAATGGAACTCCACAAGGTAGTGTATGTAGTCcgttattattcaatataatgaTCAATGATAGATTTTCTCAGGTTGAGCTAAATATAGGAAAGTCTATGTACGCAGATGATGGAGCTCTTTGGATAAGAGGCCGCAATGTATCATTTGTTAAGAAGAAAATGCAAGCTGCAATAGCTGAGGTGGAGAAATGGGCAAACAAATGGGGATTCAAGTTATCAGTAGCAAAAACACAAGTTATTTGTTTCTTAAAACGGAGTAAAATCACACCCATTTCCCTAAAACTGTATGATCAACCTCTGGAGCAAGTCAAAGCTGTTCGATTTCTGGGGATTTGGTTTGATGAAAAGCTCACATGGAACATTCATTTAGATAAAATCAGGAGcaaatgtaaaaaagtcatcAATATACTGCGTTGTTTGACAGGACAGGAGTGGGGAGCAAGTAGAGCATCTTTACAACATATATACTGGGCTCTCATGAGATCTGTCCTTGACTATGGGTGTGTAGCTTACATGTCAGCAGCAGAATCAAACCTCAAGAAATGAGATGTACTGCAAGCTCAGGCTTTGAGAACCATTAGTGGATCATTCAGAACATCTCCGGTATCAGCAATGCAAGTGGAAGTGGGAGAGATGCCCCTACGGATTAGAAGAATAAAATGAATGCTGGCATACTGGGTTAATCTTCAGGGGCATTATGAAACTCACCCTACCAAAAGTGTTTTGACAGACTGCTGGGAACATAAGCTTTGGGTGGGTAGGTGATGCAAAGGCAGAAAACATAGGGTTATGTCAATTCCAATATTGCTCTACAGTTTCAGTTTCCTCCATTCCTCCCTGGTTATTCCCCTTACCAAGTGTTGACCTCAATATACAGCAGGAATTGAAGGAGAAGTCAAAGAAAATTCCAGCATGGCGCATAGTCCAGAATTATTCTGATCAGCACTTCACAGACTCCGTGTTCTTATTTACAGACAGCTCCAAAGATCCTGAGACAGGGTGTGCAGGTGCAGCAGTTTATATCCCGGTGAGTTAGACCTACATCAGGAAAAGAGTATCAGATCATGTGTCAGTATATACTACAGAAATATTGGCAATATTAttggccctgcagtggatagaGGAGAGGGAAATAACAAACACCGTTATTGCATCTGACAGTTTTTCAGCACTCACAAGCATAGGATCTGGTAGATCATCAGTCAGAACGGatttaattaatgaaatatttctCATTATGTATAGGATGGAAATAAAAGGCACAGGTACACGATTCATATGGGTTCCTGCTCATGTTGGTGTGGAAGGAAATGAGCAGGTAGACATCCTGGCCAAACAAACACTAAGAATTAAGAATATAGAATTACAAATTCCATTAAGTAAAGCTGAGGCTAAACCATTCATCAAGAACTATGCACAAGAAGTATGGCAGGAGTACTGGGATGAGCAGGAAACTGGAAGGcatatgtacaatatacagaAACATGTTGGAGCAGGGAGAAAGGTGGGCTGGAAAAGAAGGGAAGAAAATATCATCACTCGACTAAGAATCGGACATACAGGTCTTAATCAAACATTATATcgaataggcaagcacccaactgggaaATGTACACACTGTAACCAGCCAGAAACTGTTGAACACGTACTGATACACTGCAGGAATTACACTATCCAGAGGAATCACCTTTTTCAGACACTAAGGAAGGCAAAACATCAGGACTTTTCAGtgtcaggtctattggggaatAAAGCAGATAATATAGacagtgaaattattcagtttttgagaaaaactgatttagttaaaagaatctagagttttcattattattatttttttttagttctattttgtttctgcacaatcttctgttccacactccagtccagatggaggcggtaatgcacctctaagatggtttgccaaccgccaataaacaccaaagaagaagaagaagaagaagaagaagagctgtaGGAGGCGTCTGAGCTCCATCTGTCTCTGCTGACCAACAACAAACTGCTGCTCCTGGTAACTGATGACTCATCAGCAGCTCtctttctgattggctgctgactgaacaggaagtgaaagtAAAGAGTCGGGACTTTCCAGAAACACTGGCtgttttcgaaaccgcatactatactagtagtacgtactgatttggccaaaatgtagtatgtagtatgcagtatgcagtatgcagtatgcagtatgcagtatgcagtatgcagtatgcagtatgcagtatgtcgTATGTAGTATGCGGTATGCGGTATGCGGTATGCGGTATGCAGTATGCGGTATGcggtatgcagtatgcagtatgtagtatgtagtatgcagtatgcagtatgcagtatgcagtatgcagtatgcagtatgtagtatgtagtatgtagtatgtagtatgtagtatgcgaacaaaagcaaaattctCCAGtctgcatcggaccagtctatctcacctactgtatcccacaatgcaaagcgccggAACAGCACAGGCTACGGGTAAACAACAGCAGCCAGAAGCTGCTGTTGTTTACGTTTTTTGTAGccatttcatcactaaactcacTTCTGAcagtttttgaggcgagaaatcaactgtgtagattattaatatcggcagttttacgaagttagatggcgaatcgaacatttgttccaccgttgtcggagtttagaagctccacagaaTACCGTGACAGCCAGCGAGCGCCTGCCCGGGTCGCTGCCAGCAagccgggtagtcacgctcagagaccgctatgagctgctggagctcactcCGGTCTCGTAGAccagaggcttttatttccttgttgacggatagtttgtttaaatatcacaacacagatgtgcattataaatgaacaggaacctgtgtttatctgcctttatGGAGTtcaaaagctccacaatcgcccgcaggcgtagctcgctggagagccggccagtgacgctcacagagcggctgcagagcagcagagtggcgagagAAAGAGCAGCTTCTGACGGAGCAGagattcctgctgagacaacatgacacttttttaacatttctctaatatctggaggagatcagtccacttttttttgctgtaactgaaaaagcagtttgagtaactagtaaatgttgtggatcaatattttatatttcccgtctctcctcgttgatgatcctgtttgtcggacttcattatgagctgttagaataaatagtttaaacctgcagtatcttataaagtaaacaagcagaacatagtcaacaaaatcaaagttgtattttttgataatactgtaatagtggtacaagtttgtttttttgtcctgtgcttcaagagctggtttaaagactAAAGCCTCatctagcatactgctaaatacatcactttaactgtcacatactgcatactactcaggagcgcagtatgcagtatgtactgcatactgcgctcctcagtagtatgcagcatgcggtttcgaatacagccagaGTTCAGGAGTCTGAAGAaaaaccagagaagaagaacactaaacaacacacacacacacacacacacacactcacacacacacactcacacacacactcacacacacactcacacacacacacacacacacacacacacacacacacacacacacacacactcacacacacactcacacacacacacacacacacacacacacacacacactcacacacacacactcacacacacacacacacacacacacacacacacacacacacacacactcacacacacacacacacacacactcacacacacacacacacacacacactcacacacacacacacacgcacgcacgcacacacacacacacacacacacacacacacacaccctctctctctctctctctcctgattGATGTAGTAACGTGTCGTCTCTTCTAGTGTTAATAAAGTTTATAAAGTTCACTGCAGTGACACACTGGACCTCCTCTACTCAGCATGCACtgatgataaatatatatataataataatatatataatgctcctggtagggtctccccAGACTAAGTGGTCCCAGTGGAGGGGCCAGACTAAGTGGTCCCAGTGGAGGGGCCAGACTAAGTGGTCCCAGTGGAGAGGCCAGACTAAGTGCTCCCAGTGGAGGGGCCAGACTAAGTGGTCCCAGTGGAGGGGCCAGACTAAGAGAGATCTAAAGACCCTGATGAAACGGACCAGACGGACTTGTGTGACCTCACCCAGACCAGGACAGACCGGGCCCCTCCTGGAGCCAGACCTGGGAGGGgagcgtctggtggccgggTCTTGGCCCACGGGGTCCTGCCGGGTCTTGGCCCACGGGGTCCTGCTGGGCTTTGGCCCATGGGGTCCCGCCGGGCTTTGGCCCATGGGGTCCTGCCTGGTCTTGGCCCACGGGGTCCTGCCGGGATTTTGGCCCACGGGGTCCCGCTAGGCACAACCCGAAACAGCTACATGGAGCCGCCCCCCTGCGGGCCCACCACCTGCAGGGCTAGGCATCGGGGTCGGGTGCAGTGTGAGCCGGGCGGCAGGTAAAGACTCTCATACTGGTTCTAGGTACAcagaacgtcacctctctggtGGGTAAAGAACCGGAGCTGGTACGAGAGGTGGAGCGGAACCAACTAGATATAGTTGAGCTCACCTCCACGCAGAGCTCTGGTTCTGGAACCATAGATCATTAATAGGTCATTAATAGATCATTAATAGATCATTAATAGATCATTAATAGATCATTAATAGGTCATTAATAGATCattaatagattattaatagattattaataggtcattaatagattattaatagattattaataggtcattaatagattattaatagattattaatagatcattaataggtcattaatagattattaataggtcattaatagattattaatagattattaatagatcattaataggtcattaatagattattaataggtcattaatagattattaatagatcattaatagatcattaatagattattaatagattattaatagatcattaataggtcattaatagattattaatagatcattaatagattattaatagatcagtaatagattattaatagatCAGTAATAGATCAAtaatagattattaatagatCATTAATAGATCAGtaatagattattaatagatCAGTAATAGATCAAtaatagattattaatagatCATTAATAGATCAGtaatagattattaatagatCAGTAATAGATCattaatagattattaatagatCATTAATAGGTCATTAATAGGTCattaatagattattaatagatCATTAATAGGTCATTAATGGATTATTAATAGATCattaatagattattaatagattattaatagatcattaataggtcattaatagattattaatagatcattaatagattattaatagatcagtaatagattattaatagatcattaataggtcattaatagattattaatagatcattaatagattattaatagatcagtaatagattattaatagatCAGTAATAGATCAAtaatagattattaatagatcattaatagattattaatagattattaatagatcattaataggtcattaatagattattaatagatcagtaatagattattaatagatCAGTAATAGATCAAtaatagattattaatagatCATTAATAGATCAGtaatagattattaatagatCAGTAATAGATCAGTAATAGATCattaatagattattaatagatCATTAATAGGTCATTAATAGGTCattaatagattattaatagatcattaataggtcattaatagattattaatagatCATTAATAGGTCATTAATAGATCATTAATAGATCattaatagattattaatagattattaatagatcagtaatagattattaatagatCATTAATAGATCAGTAATAGATCattaatagattattaatagatcattaatagatcattaatagatcattaatagattattaatagattattaatagattattaatagatCATTAATAGGTCATTAATAGATCATTAATAGATCATTAATAGATCATTAATAGGTCATTAATAGATCATTAATAGATGATTAATAGATGATTAATAGGTCATTAATAGATCATTAATAGGTCATTAATAGGTCATTAATAGATCATTAATAGGTCATTAATAGATCATTAATAGATCATTAATAGGTCATTAATAGGTCATTAATAGGTGAAGCACCAGGCTGAGTGGTGGATGGAAGGAGTCCATCTgagctcttctgtctctctgcttcttctctGGTAACTGATGACTCATCAGCAGCTCtctttctgattggctgctgacgTGGAAGTGAAAGTAAAGAGTCGGGACTTTCCAGAGACGCTGCTGTGTTCAGGTGCTGCAGGAAAACTCCCACGAGTCCTCACACGACGTGACTGTTCCAGCTGACCGTCAGTGTGTGAGAGGTGAGCGTGGTAAAGTCCGGGCTTTGCAGGGGCTCCTGAAGGCATCGTGTGGTCAGACTGGTTCTGGTGGTGAACAGAGAACGAAGACACTAAAACACAACCTGTCTCCTGTTGACACAAACTGTCCCGGGTCACCAAACCGACACAAACTGTCCCGGGTCACCAAACCGACACAAACTGTCCCGGGTCACCAAACCGACACAAACTGTCCCGGGTCACCAAACCGACACAAACTGTCCCGGGTCACCAAACCGACACAAACTGTCCCGGGTCACCAAACCGACACAAACTGTCCCGGGTCACCAAACCAACACAAACTGTCCCGGGTCACCAAACCAACACAAACTGTCCCGGGTCACCAAACCAACACAACCTGTCTCCTGTTGACACAAACTGTCCCGGGTCACCAAACCGACACAAACTGTACCGGGTCACCAAACCAACACAAACTGTCCCGGGTCACCAAACCAACACAAACTGTCCCGGGTCACCAAACCAACACAAACTGTCCCAGGTCACCAAACCGACCTGTCTCATGTTGGACAGGTTCTCTCTTCTATGGACACTTTTTATCTCACGTTGTTTCACTGCTGCCTTTAATACAACAGATACACACTAAATACACACATCATGAGAATAACAAGTAAAATATTAATGTTTGTTATAttgtttatgttaaatgtacctgtgagggtttctggacattgatttgtgttgatcattgattcacaataataaatatatacatagatttacataaagcagtatattagtccatgttgatgagagtattaaatactctcctttaatctccttttaaggttcaTCATGAACAGATTAAACATGACAGATTGATTAGTGATTGATCATGATGAACTACTTTAATTATTACCAGCTGTAGTTTAaagctggtgtttgtgtccagtgTCAGATAAACACCAGGctccactaatattattattattattactattattattattattattattattattattactattattactaatattattattattattattattattattattactattattactaatattattattattattactattattactaatattattattattattattactattattattattattattactattattactattattattattattactattattattattattactattattattattattattactattattactattattactattattattattattattattattactattattattactattattattattattattattattattattattattactattattattattattactattattattattattattattattactattattattactattattattattattattattattactattattattactattattattattattattattattattattattattattattattattattattattattattattattattctattagtAGAATTAGATTGTAGAGGAGGCTGCTGGTTGTTTCTGACTGGACCTCCAGAGTGTTAGAGAACCAGAACATTTACTGATTAAAGATAACAGATACTGATTTCCTAAATTCACACCATGTTGTAATCTAATGATATGTCCATATCTGTTGGTGTTTAGTCTTTATATCGTCCTGTTTAGTGTCCTGCTCGctgcacacagagagatgaACATACTGACGGGTTATAGTCAGTAAAGAATCACAGActgaggattattattattgattattatatattatataatatcagACATTCAAACTACAGTTTAACTCCACTTCACTCTGTAATGATCAATAAAGAAACTAAACTCAGAGATCATCACAACTAACTCAGTATCAACATGATGTCactggatgaatggatgaatatatctatagatagatagatagatagatggatggatggatggacggacggacggacggacggacggacggacggacggacggacggacggacggacggacggacagatagatagatggatggatggatagatagatagatggatagatagataggtagcctctccggtagagcttttgctgcgggggtctacctggaGCCGCTGCTCCGtacacaccggctgtgacggctccatccacctcgtGGTGATTAcatcattaacgttatggttcccttatagcgtcacgtcgcccgctcctcatttgcataaactaGACCAGAGGTTCTCAACCTTTAGTAACTTGAGGCTCATGTCTGATTGTTAAAAGAAATGAGAAACTGGGCTGTAAACATGTGTTATATAACCGTCAGCTGTTCTGACCCACATTGACCTCCAGCtcaccctcacccatcactatCTCCTCACCACACACTGGGGAGCTTTACTGGAGCAGCGTGGTCTCCAGTCACTCCATTCTGTGTCACTGCATCTGAGAcatacatgtctgtaaagaggagactcgtgggtacccatagaacccatttacattcacacatctggaggtcagaggtcaaggggcccctttgaacatggacatgacagtttgtcctctccaacatttagagtaagtttggagcgttatttaacctcttcatgaccagctagtctgacatggttggtaccgatggatccatCAGGTTCTACAGTTTGCTATGATACCAGGATTCatcctctagctttaaaacccgccCACTACGACCTCTGGAGAACAGATCAGCGACCGTTGGATTTTGAAGAAGTTAAACTAACCATTTGTCAGCACCTCCGCGGCCCACCAGGTGGTGCTCTGAGGTCCACTAGGTGgaagcgttaacttagcagttacgatgctgcgttcactgtctccagttcaccgtccgggagcgttaacttagcagctacgatgctgcgttcactgtctccagttcaccgtccgggagcattaacttagcagctacggtgctgcgttcactgtctccagttcaccgtccgggagcgttaacttagtagctacgatgctgcgtgtagtgtcgcggacatgcagccactttcccagtaaaagtctccaccgcacatttagtttagttcagcaggttgtccgctgtgtgtctgcctggatTAACGATAGCAAGCGTCCGACAGacagtgtgagtgtttgtgctacgttagcatctcTAGCGTTGCCGGTGGATCCGTGCTCGCtgtagtcacacacatacgctccGTCAGCGCGGCGTCACTTTAGAgagtttccgacagaccgtgtgtgtgttgttggtggtgttgtagctgtgaacgtagctgtagcagaccgTGTTTATCTGAAGGTGAATAAAtactacgaggctacaactatagacgggagccaacttcctgtatctgtaacgccgcctcagactctcttaaggtggactgttaaggtggaccagctttccTCCTTCAAGAGACGagtttattaacatttcttttaaccgatagtgttaatcagttaagatgcttaatgtgggttaacggttaagatgcttaatgtgggttaacggttaagatgcttaatgtgggttaacggttaagatgcttaatgtgggttaacggttaacggttaacggttaacggttatCGGTTAACGGGTAATTGTGAACATCCCTGGTGGAGAGCGCCGCCACATGGACGAGGACCGGCTGGTTAGTGGAGATGAAATGAGACAGTCAGTCGTCCCGGATGGAGACGAGGACATTCACTTGATTACTGTCCCTCTGAGCAGCGGGGACGCTCTCAGGTATAGACTGTACGTAGCGTCCACCACAGAGACATGAGACATGAGGAGCAGCTACCTGGAGACAGAGGATATGAGCAGCACCTCCCTGACGGTGAGAGacgatggagaggagaggaggcgtcTCTCCAGCAGCTCACTCAGTGGTCTTTAATGTAACGTCTAGAGATCAGGTGAACTCTCTCACCTCTTCACCTGTTGGATGGTTGTGTTCAGTAGAAACATGATGATGGGAGTTCCACTCTCTGAGAGGGGACTTTACTTCACATTCCTGACTCTGGAAAAGACTACATATTactattatattcatattatcTTCATCTTTGGTATCACTGTATTTAATCTGACATGTTGGAGATGAAACTGAATTCAACGTTTACGTTTTAAAGACTTTACTTTGAAAAACTCAGAATGATACAAAGTTTCAATctaacctttattttgaaaagcctctATGGATCCAGTATTGATTATTGATCTGCAGCTGtcatcatgtctgtaaagtgcaGTTgatgtgagcagcagcagcagcagcagcagacggcCTCTACCTGGTAACACATGACAGcacgtctctctgctctctgattggctgctgctctctgtgtgtctaagagatcagctgctgctgctggagttaCTGTCAGTCTCCTCAGACGGGTTCAGGTCTACAGACGGGTTCAGGTCTACAGACGGGTTCAGGTCTACAGAGAGTCTACAGACGGGTTCAGGTCTACAGACGGGTTCAGGTCTACAGACGGGTTCAGGTCTACAGACGGGTTCAGGTCTACAGACGGGTTCAGGTCTACAGAGAGTCTACAGACGGGTTCAGGTCTACAGACGGGTTCAGGTCTACAGACGGGTTCAGGTCTACAGACGGGTTCAGGACCACAGACGGGTTCAGGTCCACAGACGGGTTCAGGTCCACAGACGGGTTCAGGTCTACAGACGGGTTCAGGTCTACAGACGGGTTCAGGTCTACAGAGAGTCCTCAGACGGGTTCAGGTCTACAGACGGGTTCAGGTCTACAGAGAGTCTACAGACGGGTTCAGGTCTACAGACGGGTTCAGGTCTACAGACGGGTTCAGGTCTACAGAGAGTCTACAGACGGGTTCAGGTCTACAGACGGGTTCAGGTCTACAGACGGGTTCAGGTCTACAGACGGTCTACAGACGGGTTCAGGTCTACAGACGGATTCAGGTCTACAGAGAGTCCTCAGACGGGTTCAGGTCTACAGACGAGTTCAGGTCCACAGACGGGTTCAGGTCTACAGACGGGTTCAGGTCTACAGACGGGTTCAGGTCTACAGAGAGctgctgatgaagatgaagatgatgaagatgatcgTGGTCCTCGTCCTCTCTGGTGTCCTCTGTGTCTCAGCAGAAGGTAAGATCCTGTCTCACATTGATAACTGACTGATCAACAGACCATCAGACTGATAACTGACTGAACAACAGACCATCAGACTGATAACTGACTGATCAACAGACCATCAGACTGTTAACTGACTGAACAACAGACAGTGTGTCAGTAGCtgatctttctgtttctcttcaggTCTACATCAGGACATTGCTATCACCGGCTGTTCAGACGTTGATGGAGAGAAGATGTTTGGACTGGATGGTGAAGAGGTCTGGTACGCAGACTTCAAGAACAACAGAGCAGTCGAGCCTCAGCCCAGTTTTGTAGATCATATGAGCTACCAAGAAGGAACTTTCGAATCTGCTAAGGCTAATCTACAGATCTGCAGATCAAACCTTCAAATTGATCGTAGAGCCTTCAAGGACTTCCCCCAGGAGAAGGGTAAAGACTAACTCGTGTCATTCTTCTCTCTGATCTGTCTCCAGCTGTTTAAATTAACAGTCACATTAACTGATGTCTTCCTGTCATTAACAGAATACACTttcatgtatatgtgtgtgtgtgtgtgtgtgtgtatatgtatatgctagcgtgttagcatgctagcattaTCTACCTGTCAGTAACAGAGTCCAGGTGAGGCTGATGAACATCTTCAGTTCTGCAGGTTTCTGGTTATAAACTAAACTATTaacaggttaccatggtgacctgatggtggcgctacagaGGAGAAGGCAGAGGGTCATTAGAGTTCTGATGGTTCATCCTGAAGGGAACATGAATGATGGAACTCATTTCATCAACATCCACACAAACAGTCCTTTCCTTCAGTGCTGCCAAACAAACCCCCTCATTCATTTCTCCTTATGTACAAGTTATATATTATCACCTGATCTACGACTCACAGGCTGAGCTGTCATTGTTCGTCTGTATATACGTCCTCTCCTTGTCTGTATATacgtcctctccttgtctctatATACGTCCTCTCCTTGTCTGTATATacgtcctctccttgtctctatatacgtcctctccttgtctctatATACAACCTCTCCTTGTCTGTATATACGTCCTCTCCTTGTCTGTATATacgtcctctccttgtctctatATACGTCCTCTTCTTGTCTCTATATacgtcctctccttgtctctatATACGTCCTCTTCTTGTCTGTATATACGTCCTCTCCTTGTCTGTATATACGCCTCTCCTTGTCTGTATATATGTCCTCTTCTTGTCTCTATATacgtcctctccttgtctctatATACGTCCTCTTCTTGTCTCTATATacgtcctctccttgtctctatatacgtcctctccttgtctctatATACGTCCTCTCCTTGTCTGTATATacgtcctctccttgtctctatatacgtcctctccttgtctctatatacgtcctctccttgtctctatATACGTCCTCTCCTTGTCTGTATATacgtcctctccttgtctctatatacgtcctctccttgtctctatatacgtcctctccttgtctctatATACGTCCTCTCCTTGTCTGTATATacgtcctctccttgtctctatATACGTCCTCTTCTTGTCTGTATATacgtcctctccttgtctctatATACGCCTCTCCTTGTCTGTATATATGTCCTCTTCTTGTCTCTATATacgtcctctccttgtctctatATACGTCCTCTTCTTATCTCTATATACGTCCTCTCCTTGTCTGTATATACGTCCTCTCCTTGTCTGTATATAcatcctctccttgtctctatATACGTCCTCTCCTTGTCTGTATATacgtcctctccttgtctctatatacgtcctctccttgtctctatATAcatcctctccttgt
Proteins encoded in this region:
- the LOC119484176 gene encoding uncharacterized protein LOC119484176 isoform X2, which translates into the protein MGSRRALAHGVLPGLGPRGPAGILAHGVPLGTTRNSYMEPPPCGPTTCRARHRGRVQCEPGGRDQLLLLELLSVSSDGFRSTDGFRSTDGFRSTDGFRSTDGFRSTDGFRSTESLQTGSGLQTGSGLQTGSGLQTGSGPQTGSGPQTGSGPQTGSGLQTGSGLQRVYRRVQVYRESTDGFRSTDGFRSTDGFRSTDGLQTGSGLQTDSGLQRVHRRVQVYRRVQVYRRVQVYRELLMKMKMMKMIVVLVLSGVLCVSAEGLHQDIAITGCSDVDGEKMFGLDGEEVWYADFKNNRAVEPQPSFVDHMSYQEGTFESAKANLQICRSNLQIDRRAFKDFPQEKDAPSSPIVYTKDDVDLGQENILICHVTGFFPAPVNVSWTKNGEKVTVGTSINVPFPNKDGTFNQFSTLKFTPQLGDIYSCEVEHLALEQPLTRIWDVEVKLNVFCLQMWRSDSCLCVFSVSRCGEASARYWTISVLWTGSDGGSARCGCWNLLPHQRKRVQLIGWG
- the LOC119484176 gene encoding uncharacterized protein LOC119484176 isoform X37, with product MGSRRALAHGVLPGLGPRGPAGILAHGVPLGTTRNSYMEPPPCGPTTCRARHRGRVQCEPGGRDQLLLLELLSVSSDGFRSTDGFRSTDGFRSTDGFRSTDGFRSTDGFRTTDGFRSTDGFRSTDGFRSTDGFRSTDGFRSTESLQTGSGLQTGSGLQTGSGLQTVYRRVQVYRRVQVHRRVQVYRRVQVYRRVQVYRELLMKMKMMKMIVVLVLSGVLCVSAEGLHQDIAITGCSDVDGEKMFGLDGEEVWYADFKNNRAVEPQPSFVDHMSYQEGTFESAKANLQICRSNLQIDRRAFKDFPQEKDAPSSPIVYTKDDVDLGQENILICHVTGFFPAPVNVSWTKNGEKVTVGTSINVPFPNKDGTFNQFSTLKFTPQLGDIYSCEVEHLALEQPLTRIWDVEVKLNVFCLQMWRSDSCLCVFSVSRCGEASARYWTISVLWTGSDGGSARCGCWNLLPHQRKRVQLIGWG
- the LOC119484176 gene encoding uncharacterized protein LOC119484176 isoform X1 — encoded protein: MGSRRALAHGVLPGLGPRGPAGILAHGVPLGTTRNSYMEPPPCGPTTCRARHRGRVQCEPGGRDQLLLLELLSVSSDGFRSTDGFRSTDGFRSTDGFRSTDGFRSTDGFRSTESLQTGSGLQTGSGLQTGSGLQTGSGPQTGSGPQTGSGPQTGSGLQTGSGLQTGSGLQRVYRRVQVYRESTDGFRSTDGFRSTDGFRSTDGLQTGSGLQTDSGLQRVHRRVQVYRRVQVYRRVQVYRELLMKMKMMKMIVVLVLSGVLCVSAEGLHQDIAITGCSDVDGEKMFGLDGEEVWYADFKNNRAVEPQPSFVDHMSYQEGTFESAKANLQICRSNLQIDRRAFKDFPQEKDAPSSPIVYTKDDVDLGQENILICHVTGFFPAPVNVSWTKNGEKVTVGTSINVPFPNKDGTFNQFSTLKFTPQLGDIYSCEVEHLALEQPLTRIWDVEVKLNVFCLQMWRSDSCLCVFSVSRCGEASARYWTISVLWTGSDGGSARCGCWNLLPHQRKRVQLIGWG
- the LOC119484176 gene encoding uncharacterized protein LOC119484176 isoform X13 encodes the protein MGSRRALAHGVLPGLGPRGPAGILAHGVPLGTTRNSYMEPPPCGPTTCRARHRGRVQCEPGGRDQLLLLELLSVSSDGFRSTDGFRSTDGFRSTDGFRSTDGFRSTDGFRSTESLQTGSGLQTGSGLQTGSGLQTGSGPQTGSGPQTGSGPQTGSGLQTGSGLQTGSGLQRVYRRVQVYRESTDGFRSTDGFRSTDGFRSTDGLQTGSGPQTGSGLQTGSGLQMKMMKMIVVLVLSGVLCVSAEGLHQDIAITGCSDVDGEKMFGLDGEEVWYADFKNNRAVEPQPSFVDHMSYQEGTFESAKANLQICRSNLQIDRRAFKDFPQEKDAPSSPIVYTKDDVDLGQENILICHVTGFFPAPVNVSWTKNGEKVTVGTSINVPFPNKDGTFNQFSTLKFTPQLGDIYSCEVEHLALEQPLTRIWDVEVKLNVFCLQMWRSDSCLCVFSVSRCGEASARYWTISVLWTGSDGGSARCGCWNLLPHQRKRVQLIGWG